A window of the Chloroflexota bacterium genome harbors these coding sequences:
- a CDS encoding transposase produces MIMHHRRSIRLRGYDYTQPGAYFMTIVTRGREHLFGAIVDGEMRLNEAGQLVADCWSRIPRHFPFAAVDSFIVMPNHLHGIIIINGDGRGEASTERSWTISGASVDASPLQPRPHGTAPGSLAAIVQNVKSVSTRRINATRQADGSPIWQRNYYEHIIRSNTSLNRIREYIVDNPARWDTDSENPVVR; encoded by the coding sequence ATGATTATGCATCATCGTCGTTCCATCCGTCTACGCGGTTACGATTACACGCAGCCAGGCGCGTATTTCATGACGATCGTCACACGTGGGCGCGAGCACCTGTTTGGGGCGATTGTGGACGGCGAGATGCGTCTCAATGAAGCGGGGCAACTGGTCGCAGACTGCTGGTCCAGGATTCCACGCCATTTTCCGTTCGCGGCCGTCGATTCGTTCATCGTCATGCCCAACCACCTGCACGGCATAATCATTATCAACGGTGACGGTAGGGGCGAAGCATCGACGGAACGCTCCTGGACGATCTCGGGTGCTTCCGTCGATGCTTCGCCCCTACAGCCACGGCCGCACGGCACTGCGCCGGGATCGCTGGCGGCGATCGTGCAGAATGTCAAATCGGTTTCCACGCGTCGCATCAATGCCACGCGGCAAGCGGATGGCAGCCCAATCTGGCAACGCAACTATTATGAGCACATCATCCGGAGCAACACTTCGCTAAACCGCATCCGCGAGTACATCGTGGACAATCCGGCCCGGTGGGATACCGACAGCGAGAATCCAGTGGTTAGGTAG
- a CDS encoding TMEM198/TM7SF3 family protein produces the protein MDIFRQLQVLSEQIGSFAGPIEPLIALIAIVAGGVTCFAGVRFAKAVLAMMGFIAGAALATVIGLLVTRGNTDALLIPIIVGGLVGMAVSLGIYFAGLILSGVLVGTFAAVWLGALANAGPNLLVVIALALLGGWVFVAAEKTALTLATALGGAWALVSGVSMLAGGGGLNVIAYLRDSPAAGFGATMLFAGWLAVSVVGAIVQFGKVPGLALKIPGEQLRRLLMAGGAVVTCGALFAIAFSAWALPPPAIPAPTKASVLAGTPRATSASGTPDASATALSATATAMTTPPPDQSATATSTAPTATRTPVPSPTRDPASYTFRADGLPVVDRSRRCIGGYYIYGIVRDRLGQPMSGARIKYGTATVFPPVAVTEAKGYELTVGSTDGEWYVRIVDDKDVEISPVVVVRTAGLDNGDCWVRLDWKKN, from the coding sequence ATGGATATTTTCAGGCAACTCCAGGTATTGTCGGAACAGATCGGCTCATTCGCTGGGCCAATTGAGCCCTTAATTGCGCTGATCGCCATCGTCGCTGGAGGCGTTACCTGCTTCGCAGGCGTTCGCTTTGCGAAGGCGGTACTCGCGATGATGGGCTTCATCGCCGGCGCCGCATTGGCAACGGTGATCGGCCTACTGGTCACGCGCGGCAATACCGACGCCTTGCTGATCCCGATTATCGTCGGCGGATTGGTCGGCATGGCGGTGTCCCTCGGCATCTACTTCGCCGGTCTCATCCTCTCCGGCGTGCTCGTCGGCACTTTCGCCGCCGTCTGGCTGGGGGCGCTCGCGAACGCCGGGCCGAACCTGCTGGTGGTCATCGCATTGGCCCTGCTGGGCGGATGGGTATTTGTCGCCGCTGAAAAGACCGCTCTGACATTGGCCACTGCGCTTGGCGGCGCGTGGGCGCTCGTCTCCGGTGTTTCCATGCTGGCTGGCGGTGGCGGTCTGAACGTGATAGCCTACTTGCGCGATTCACCCGCCGCCGGATTCGGCGCCACCATGCTATTTGCCGGGTGGCTGGCGGTCAGCGTCGTGGGCGCAATCGTTCAATTTGGGAAGGTCCCGGGGCTTGCATTGAAGATTCCCGGCGAACAGTTGCGCCGATTGCTCATGGCCGGCGGCGCTGTCGTGACGTGTGGAGCATTGTTCGCCATCGCTTTCAGCGCGTGGGCGCTTCCGCCACCGGCGATTCCCGCACCCACCAAGGCGAGCGTGCTGGCCGGGACGCCGCGGGCCACATCAGCCAGCGGCACGCCCGATGCATCAGCCACAGCGCTGTCCGCGACTGCCACGGCGATGACCACGCCGCCGCCGGATCAGTCCGCGACCGCTACGTCCACTGCGCCCACCGCCACGCGCACGCCCGTTCCCAGCCCAACGCGCGATCCGGCGAGCTACACCTTCCGCGCCGACGGCCTGCCCGTAGTCGACCGCAGTCGCAGGTGCATCGGCGGATACTACATCTACGGCATCGTCCGCGACAGGCTCGGACAGCCGATGAGCGGCGCGCGAATCAAGTACGGCACGGCGACGGTTTTCCCGCCGGTTGCCGTCACCGAGGCGAAAGGCTACGAACTGACGGTCGGCTCAACCGACGGCGAGTGGTACGTGCGCATTGTGGACGACAAGGATGTAGAGATCAGTCCCGTCGTCGTCGTGCGCACGGCGGGACTCGATAATGGAGACTGCTGGGTTCGGCTTGATTGGAAGAAGAACTGA
- a CDS encoding histidine--tRNA ligase: MPQYNSPRGTYDILPDDQAYWRRIIATMHHISDKYGYGQLDTPIFEDAMLFLKGISEGTDIHDKEMYVFKDRGEDLLALRPEFTAGVVRAYIEHGMHTRPQPVKLYSLGPIFRYDRPQAGRYRQFWQYNVEAVGSNDPAADFEVMSVAWDFYETLGLKGLSFQVNSIGDRNCRPNYVKALQEYYRAHIDEVCEDDRKRIEVNPLRVLDCKVEKCQPVIAGAPKTVDYLCDACAKHFASLRRYLENAGRPYTINHRLVRGLDYYTHTVFEVWATSLGGSQAAVCGGGRYDYLIETLGGKPTPSVGFAAGLDRVWLAMKEEGITPPPLPTAQVLVAYMGEAAKDEAVRLVQELRAADVRAVMTFDDRSFKAQMRQAEREGVQYALIIGEQELAESKVAVKPMGGGEQSSVARDGVLALLKEKGIAP; encoded by the coding sequence ATGCCCCAATACAACTCACCGCGCGGCACCTACGACATATTGCCCGACGACCAGGCCTACTGGCGTCGCATCATCGCCACCATGCACCACATTTCGGACAAATACGGCTACGGCCAACTTGACACGCCGATCTTTGAGGACGCGATGCTCTTTCTCAAGGGTATCAGCGAAGGCACCGACATCCACGACAAAGAGATGTACGTCTTCAAGGACCGCGGCGAGGATCTGCTCGCGCTGCGGCCGGAGTTCACGGCGGGCGTTGTGCGCGCGTATATCGAACACGGCATGCACACGCGGCCCCAGCCGGTGAAGCTGTATTCGCTCGGGCCGATCTTCCGTTACGACCGCCCGCAGGCGGGCCGCTACCGCCAGTTCTGGCAGTACAACGTCGAGGCGGTCGGCTCGAACGACCCGGCCGCCGATTTCGAGGTCATGTCGGTGGCGTGGGACTTCTACGAGACGCTCGGCCTCAAGGGCCTGTCGTTCCAGGTTAACTCGATCGGTGACCGCAACTGCCGGCCGAACTATGTCAAGGCGCTGCAGGAATACTACCGCGCGCACATCGACGAAGTCTGCGAAGACGACCGCAAACGCATAGAGGTGAACCCGCTGCGGGTGCTCGACTGCAAAGTGGAGAAGTGTCAGCCGGTCATTGCGGGCGCACCGAAGACCGTGGACTACCTGTGCGATGCGTGCGCCAAGCACTTCGCGAGCCTGCGACGCTACCTGGAAAACGCCGGCCGTCCCTACACGATCAACCACCGGCTGGTGCGCGGGCTGGACTATTACACGCACACGGTCTTCGAGGTCTGGGCGACCTCGCTCGGCGGCTCGCAGGCGGCGGTCTGCGGCGGCGGACGCTACGACTATCTGATCGAGACGCTGGGCGGCAAGCCGACGCCGTCAGTCGGTTTCGCGGCCGGACTCGATCGCGTCTGGCTGGCGATGAAGGAGGAGGGGATCACGCCGCCGCCTCTGCCGACCGCGCAGGTGCTCGTCGCCTATATGGGTGAAGCGGCCAAGGATGAAGCGGTGCGGCTCGTGCAGGAACTGCGCGCCGCCGACGTGCGCGCCGTGATGACGTTCGACGACCGCTCGTTCAAGGCGCAGATGCGGCAGGCCGAGCGTGAGGGTGTGCAGTACGCGCTGATCATCGGCGAGCAGGAACTGGCCGAGAGCAAGGTCGCTGTGAAGCCGATGGGCGGCGGCGAGCAGTCGAGCGTGGCACGCGACGGTGTGCTGGCGCTGCTGAAAGAGAAAGGCATCGCCCCGTAG
- a CDS encoding amidohydrolase family protein, which produces MSDKRIILNNATVLDVNAGTLLPNHRVVVSDGKIERVEPTANAAAAAPGDETIDCQGMTVMPGLCDAHVHVTSWTANLSEQGRGSPSYTTARTAHILNGMLMRGFTTVRDEAGADYGIARAVADGFIDGPRVLICGRALSQTGGHGDSRGRGEMVLDTISDSVGFSQIVDGVDDVRRACRHEIRKGANHIKLMLSGGVASPTDRLTNSQFSLEEIRAAVEEAEMSGLYVTGHSYTVAAVNRAIECGVRSLEHCNLIDESSVELFVKHGAFMVPTLVTYESLARDGVKAGLPKELEAKIYEVLDKGLHALDIAYHAGVKIAYGTDLLGAMHKDQLQEFSIRNEVQPAIEIIRGATTVAADLFNEVGQTGVLAAGARADLLVVDGDPLADLRKLQDPERYLKAIMKDGKLYKNQLA; this is translated from the coding sequence ATGAGCGACAAGCGCATTATCCTGAACAACGCGACGGTGCTGGACGTGAACGCCGGCACGCTGCTGCCCAACCACCGCGTAGTGGTTAGCGACGGTAAGATCGAGCGAGTCGAACCGACCGCAAACGCGGCCGCCGCCGCGCCCGGAGACGAAACGATCGACTGCCAGGGCATGACGGTCATGCCCGGCTTGTGCGACGCGCACGTACACGTCACATCGTGGACCGCGAATCTCTCCGAGCAGGGGCGCGGCTCGCCGAGCTACACCACCGCGCGCACGGCGCACATCCTGAACGGCATGCTGATGCGCGGCTTCACGACCGTGCGCGACGAAGCGGGCGCGGACTACGGCATCGCGCGCGCCGTCGCCGACGGCTTCATCGACGGGCCGCGCGTGCTGATCTGCGGGCGCGCGCTCTCGCAGACCGGCGGGCACGGCGACAGCCGCGGGCGCGGCGAGATGGTGCTGGATACGATCAGCGACAGCGTCGGCTTCAGCCAGATCGTCGATGGCGTGGACGACGTGCGGCGCGCCTGCCGTCACGAAATCCGCAAGGGCGCCAACCACATTAAACTGATGCTCTCCGGCGGCGTCGCTTCCCCCACCGACCGGCTGACCAATTCGCAGTTCTCGCTCGAGGAGATCCGCGCAGCGGTCGAGGAGGCCGAAATGTCCGGCCTGTACGTCACCGGCCACTCGTACACCGTCGCCGCGGTCAATCGCGCCATCGAGTGCGGCGTGCGCTCGCTGGAACACTGCAACCTGATCGACGAGAGCAGCGTCGAGTTGTTCGTCAAGCACGGCGCGTTCATGGTGCCGACGCTCGTCACCTACGAGTCGCTGGCGCGCGACGGCGTGAAGGCGGGGCTACCGAAGGAGTTGGAGGCGAAGATCTACGAGGTACTGGACAAAGGGCTGCACGCGCTCGATATTGCCTACCATGCCGGCGTCAAGATCGCCTACGGCACCGACCTGCTCGGCGCGATGCACAAAGACCAACTGCAGGAGTTCTCAATCCGCAACGAAGTCCAGCCCGCCATCGAGATCATTCGCGGCGCGACGACCGTCGCCGCCGACCTGTTCAACGAGGTGGGGCAGACCGGCGTGCTGGCGGCTGGCGCGCGCGCCGACCTGCTCGTGGTGGATGGCGACCCGCTGGCCGACCTGCGCAAGCTGCAGGACCCGGAGCGCTACCTGAAAGCAATTATGAAGGACGGCAAGTTATACAAGAACCAACTGGCGTAG
- a CDS encoding ACT domain-containing protein, which yields MFGVVARDAYERLPFMPLGMFCEDEGITVIATQAQADTAGLAYAGQWACITLTIHSSLTAVGFIAAISAPLAAAGLSINPVSAYYHDHLFVPWEVRKRAVQVLHEIAAQPYRR from the coding sequence GTGTTCGGCGTCGTCGCGCGCGACGCGTACGAGCGACTGCCGTTCATGCCACTCGGCATGTTCTGCGAGGACGAAGGCATCACCGTCATCGCCACGCAGGCGCAGGCCGATACAGCCGGGTTGGCCTACGCGGGCCAGTGGGCGTGCATCACGCTCACCATTCATTCGTCGCTGACCGCCGTCGGCTTCATCGCCGCCATCAGCGCACCGCTCGCCGCTGCCGGTCTGAGCATCAACCCGGTGTCGGCGTACTACCACGACCACCTGTTTGTGCCGTGGGAAGTACGCAAACGGGCCGTGCAAGTGCTCCACGAAATTGCGGCGCAACCATACAGGCGATGA
- a CDS encoding BrnA antitoxin family protein, producing the protein MKSKRSSKKSATDWKRVRAMKDGDIDLSDVPEVTPDMFARAIVHRGLTPRPRKVQLTVRVDGDVVAWFRARGRGYQTQINALLRAYMEAFEADGGDRPAR; encoded by the coding sequence ATGAAGTCAAAGCGTTCTTCAAAGAAATCGGCCACTGACTGGAAGCGCGTTCGCGCCATGAAGGACGGCGACATCGATCTGTCGGATGTGCCGGAAGTGACACCTGACATGTTCGCCCGCGCCATCGTGCACCGGGGACTCACGCCTCGACCGCGCAAGGTGCAATTGACTGTGCGCGTCGATGGCGACGTCGTTGCCTGGTTCCGTGCGCGCGGACGTGGCTACCAGACACAAATCAATGCACTCCTGCGCGCCTACATGGAGGCGTTCGAGGCGGACGGCGGCGATAGGCCCGCACGCTGA
- a CDS encoding BrnT family toxin translates to MHFEWDERKRQSNIRKHGFDFADAPRVFDGVTLTMPDARKDYGELRFITFGMVNGIVIVVAHTEETEYIRIISMRKATRNEVKAFFKEIGH, encoded by the coding sequence ATGCATTTCGAATGGGACGAACGGAAACGACAATCCAACATTCGGAAGCATGGGTTCGACTTCGCCGATGCGCCGCGTGTATTCGACGGTGTTACGCTGACAATGCCCGACGCACGCAAAGACTACGGCGAGCTGCGATTCATTACATTCGGTATGGTCAACGGGATCGTGATTGTTGTCGCACACACGGAGGAAACAGAATACATTCGCATCATCTCCATGCGAAAGGCTACACGGAATGAAGTCAAAGCGTTCTTCAAAGAAATCGGCCACTGA